GAACTCCGCCGTGGCGATCGACGGCCCCCTCGCCCGCGTTGTACCCGGCGAGCGCCAGCTCGACGTCCCCGGAGAATCGATCGAGCAGCCAGCGCAGGTAACGCGCTCCCCCTTCGATGTTCTGGGTCGGGTCGAAGACGTTGCGGACGCCGAAGCGCCGCGCGGTCGCCGGGATCAGCTGGAGCATCCCGCAAGCCCCCTTGGGGCTGAGGGCGAAGGGATCGAAGTTCGACTCCACCTTCGCGACCGCCGCGAGCAGCGCCCGGTCGAGGCCGTGGCGATCCGCGGAGGCCGCGATCGTGTCCGCGAAGGGCCCGGCCGCGCGGCGCCAGGTGGTCTCGTCGGCGAGCTCGGCGGCGACCGCCCGAACCTCGTCCACGGCGATCGGATCGGGTTCGGGGGGGGCGTCCACGGCGGGCTCGACGGCGATCACCGAGGCCGCCGGCACGCGAACCTCGAGCCCTGCGTCGGTGCGAAGCAGAGCCGTGCCCGACGCGAATCGGACGTCGACGACGCGCAACGCCCGACCGTCCTCGAAGACGACGTTGCGCAGGGGCTCCTGCGCCCGGGCGAGGCCCGAGCCGATCGCGAGCGCGAGAAGAAGGACCGCGCCGGGGGTGCGCACGGGCGGGTATATACGGGGAGGACGGCCGCGCGTCAACGGCGCTGGAAGGCGCGCTCGATCGTGTCGAGCGTCAGCCGGAAGAGAATCGGCCTCCCGTGGGGGCAGGTCGTCGGATTCTCGGTTCGGAAGAGGTCGTCCAGGAGTCGTTGCATG
The sequence above is a segment of the Candidatus Polarisedimenticolaceae bacterium genome. Coding sequences within it:
- a CDS encoding lytic transglycosylase domain-containing protein, which translates into the protein MRTPGAVLLLALAIGSGLARAQEPLRNVVFEDGRALRVVDVRFASGTALLRTDAGLEVRVPAASVIAVEPAVDAPPEPDPIAVDEVRAVAAELADETTWRRAAGPFADTIAASADRHGLDRALLAAVAKVESNFDPFALSPKGACGMLQLIPATARRFGVRNVFDPTQNIEGGARYLRWLLDRFSGDVELALAGYNAGEGAVDRHGGVPPYRETRRYVVKVLDHARGDSAQEPGENGVADRK